One stretch of Ananas comosus cultivar F153 linkage group 6, ASM154086v1, whole genome shotgun sequence DNA includes these proteins:
- the LOC109711539 gene encoding LOW QUALITY PROTEIN: E3 ubiquitin-protein ligase ATL31-like (The sequence of the model RefSeq protein was modified relative to this genomic sequence to represent the inferred CDS: inserted 2 bases in 1 codon) codes for MAIRNGTRLPHHLLFLLPLLLVVGSRRAMAQPSPPSTDAMNDYFPPASFNPSVAILIVVLVSAFFFLGFFSIYIRRCGGDPFGPGGGGVSLRAGVSALGGVMARSRRPAGRPAVLETFPTLAFAEVKELRIGKGSLECAVCLSEFEDDETLRLLPTCSHAFHPDCIDAWLASHVTCPVCRCNLVXGAEDAAEPTPLAREGEGEVVIDVADEEREEERRKQEAIELQRIGSQRQAMRARSGRRPARFPRSHSTGHSLTTTTTTTTTAPAPAMVAAPEAEGNPDRYTLRLPEHVRREIVAAGRLKRTRSLLAFPSGGEESSRRGYRGGGGGGEGSSRGGRSVRLGRSERWPNFFTRTFSARVPAWASGRRSVEGSVKKGEGDGSTRGKLAAAVAPFDCFVVHGGARAASVIAWTHHFLFLFFLFFLFIFSDFFVVNSQTMTHAQYNETGVIDRMTWRCGDR; via the exons ATGGCGATCAGGAACGGGACTCGCCTTCCCCAtcacctcctcttcctcctcccgcTGCTTCTCGTCGTGGGGTCGAGGCGCGCCATGGCCCAACCCTCGCCCCCCTCCACCGACGCCATGAACGACTACTTCCCCCCCGCGAGCTTCAACCCCTCCGTCGCCATCCTCATCGTCGTCCTCGTCTccgccttcttcttcctcggcTTCTTCTCCATCTACATCCGCCGGTGCGGCGGCGACCCCTTCGgcccgggcggcggcggcgtctcCCTCCGCGCAGGCGTCAGCGCCCTCGGCGGGGTGATGGCGCGGTCGCGGCGCCCAGCGGGTCGACCCGCCGTGCTCGAGACGTTCCCGACGCTGGCGTTCGCGGAGGTGAAGGAGCTGCGGATCGGGAAGGGGTCGCTGGAGTGCGCGGTGTGCCTCAGCGAGTTCGAGGACGACGAgaccctccgcctcctccccaCCTGCAGCCACGCCTTCCACCCGGACTGCATCGACGCCTGGCTCGCCTCCCACGTCACCTGCCCCGTCTGCCGCTGCAACCTCGT CGGAGCGGAGGATGCCGCGGAGCCGACCCCCCTCGCGCGCGAAGGAGAAGGGGAGGTGGTGATCGACGTTGCGGACGAGGAGCGGGAGGAGGAGCGGCGGAAGCAGGAGGCGATCGAGCTGCAGCGGATCGGGAGCCAGAGGCAGGCGATGCGGGCGAGGTCGGGGCGGCGCCCCGCGCGGTTCCCGCGCTCGCACTCGACCGGACACTCcctgacgacgacgacgacgacgacgacgacggcgccggcgccggcgatggTGGCGGCGCCGGAGGCGGAGGGGAACCCCGATCGGTACACGCTCCGGCTCCCGGAGCACGTACGGCGGGAGATCGTCGCCGCGGGGAGGCTGAAGCGGACGCGGAGCCTCCTCGCGTTCCCGAGCGGCGGAGAGGAGAGCTCGCGGCGGGGCtaccgcggcggcggcggcggcggagaggggaGCAGCCGCGGGGGGAGGAGCGTCCGCCTCGGAAGATCGGAGCGGTGGCCTAACTTCTTCACGCGGACGTTCTCCGCTAGGGTTCCGGCCTGGGCATCGGGGAGGAGATCGGTAGAGGGCTCGGTGAAGAAGGGGGAGGGGGATGGCTCGACGAGGGGCAagctcgccgccgccgtcgctccCTTCGATTGCTTTGTCGTCCACGGCGGCGCTCGCGCGGCGAGTGTGATCGCGTGGACACaccattttcttttccttttttttctttttttcttatttattttttcagatttttttgtGGTCAATTCTCAAACTATGACACACGCACAGTACAACGAAACTGGGGTGATCGATAGGATGACGTGGCGATGCGGGGACCGCTAG